One genomic region from Cetobacterium sp. 8H encodes:
- a CDS encoding MerR family transcriptional regulator yields MKLYKISEIAKTFGITRETLIYYDSIDLFKPHTIDKESGYRYYSDKSISDLYFITMLKKNNFSLKEIKEYINCKNTNESIELLSNKLKQIKQNIEVLKQSASIISDKINEIERFSDSEECMPFFEYFKITPTLLMSIDEPKSEKELFEGIKKLNKIRKSKGLEKVKRITILNSVDIIDGNYFRIDKIGVAFDELENSNMKADFVASIYHKNSTNKIGDSYDKLKKFIHDKNYTISGNSIEIFNDIMVNAGNCRGRTIKICIPITKKDPF; encoded by the coding sequence ATGAAACTTTATAAAATCAGTGAAATTGCCAAAACTTTTGGAATTACTAGAGAAACTCTCATCTATTACGACTCTATTGATCTTTTTAAACCACATACTATAGATAAAGAAAGTGGCTATAGATATTATTCTGACAAAAGTATCTCTGACCTTTATTTTATAACAATGCTTAAAAAAAATAATTTTTCTTTAAAAGAGATTAAAGAATATATCAACTGTAAAAACACCAATGAAAGTATCGAACTTCTTAGTAACAAACTTAAACAAATCAAGCAAAATATTGAAGTTCTTAAACAATCCGCATCTATAATTTCAGATAAAATTAATGAAATCGAAAGATTTTCTGACTCTGAAGAATGTATGCCATTTTTTGAATATTTTAAAATAACTCCTACTCTTTTAATGAGCATTGATGAACCTAAAAGTGAAAAAGAGCTATTTGAAGGTATTAAAAAATTAAACAAAATAAGAAAATCAAAAGGGCTTGAGAAAGTTAAAAGGATTACCATTTTAAATTCTGTCGATATTATAGATGGAAATTATTTTAGAATTGATAAAATCGGTGTGGCTTTTGATGAATTAGAAAATTCTAATATGAAGGCTGATTTTGTTGCATCTATATATCATAAAAATTCAACTAATAAAATCGGTGATAGTTATGATAAGTTAAAAAAATTTATCCATGATAAAAATTATACTATTTCTGGAAATTCTATTGAGATATTTAATGATATCATGGTTAATGCTGGAAATTGTAGAGGACGAACTATTAAAATTTGTATTCCAATAACAAAAAAAGATCCCTTTTAG
- a CDS encoding Sapep family Mn(2+)-dependent dipeptidase, whose translation MKEQEIFQKKCQEHMESNFPNFLEDLNKIISIPSYFQEDDSKYPFGKEIQNVLEKTLEICKNLGFKTFIDPEGYYGYAEIGAGEKLVGVLGHLDVVPPGDLGKWENPPFEPVIKDGKYYGRGSQDDKGPTLAAIYALKTLLDCGFELNYRVRFIFGTDEENLWRDMPKYVAKEEMPTIGFTPDSKFPLIYAEKGLLQCKLTAKNDSGMVFKGGDAFNSVPSSILVEKTEELLKALNELKYEYTEKDGKIEIIGKSVHAQVAETGINAINRYLHALKISGKETKSGNFVVENLIGYDFAEPIFGEVKDEHSGELKFNVGKIEFTPENEILCIDMRIPVTYDKEIIVKKITEKAKEYGFEYKEHDYLRSIYTPLDSALIKTLMGAYQEVTGDMVSQPIAGGGATYARAINNCVAFGYVLPGSPKTEHQPNEYIILDDMKMAMKIYMRAFEKFKD comes from the coding sequence ATGAAAGAGCAAGAGATATTTCAAAAAAAATGTCAGGAACACATGGAAAGTAACTTTCCAAATTTTTTAGAAGATTTGAATAAGATAATTTCTATTCCTAGTTATTTTCAAGAGGATGATAGTAAATATCCTTTTGGTAAAGAGATTCAAAATGTATTGGAAAAAACTTTAGAGATTTGTAAAAATTTAGGTTTTAAAACTTTTATAGATCCTGAAGGGTATTATGGGTATGCCGAGATTGGAGCTGGAGAAAAACTAGTTGGTGTATTAGGGCATTTAGATGTAGTTCCACCAGGAGATTTAGGGAAATGGGAAAATCCACCATTTGAGCCAGTAATAAAAGATGGTAAATATTACGGAAGAGGATCACAAGATGATAAAGGACCTACTTTAGCAGCTATATATGCATTAAAAACTCTTTTAGATTGTGGATTTGAATTGAATTATAGAGTTAGATTTATATTTGGAACGGATGAAGAAAATCTATGGAGAGACATGCCTAAATATGTTGCAAAGGAAGAGATGCCAACAATAGGGTTTACACCAGATTCTAAATTCCCGTTAATATATGCAGAAAAAGGATTATTACAATGTAAATTAACTGCTAAGAATGATAGTGGAATGGTATTTAAAGGTGGAGATGCCTTCAACTCAGTTCCATCTAGCATACTTGTTGAAAAAACAGAGGAGTTACTTAAAGCTTTAAATGAATTAAAGTATGAATATACTGAAAAAGATGGGAAAATTGAAATTATAGGGAAAAGTGTTCATGCTCAAGTTGCAGAGACAGGGATTAATGCTATAAATAGATATTTACATGCTTTAAAAATTAGTGGAAAAGAAACAAAATCAGGAAATTTTGTTGTAGAAAACTTAATTGGATATGATTTTGCAGAACCTATTTTTGGAGAAGTAAAAGATGAGCATTCTGGAGAGTTAAAATTTAATGTTGGAAAAATTGAATTCACTCCTGAAAATGAAATTCTATGTATAGATATGAGAATACCAGTAACTTATGATAAAGAGATAATTGTAAAAAAAATAACTGAAAAAGCAAAAGAGTACGGTTTTGAGTATAAGGAACACGATTATTTAAGATCAATCTATACACCTTTAGATTCAGCACTAATAAAAACTTTAATGGGAGCATATCAAGAAGTAACTGGGGATATGGTTTCTCAGCCGATAGCAGGAGGGGGAGCAACTTATGCTAGAGCTATAAATAATTGTGTAGCTTTTGGATATGTTTTACCTGGAAGTCCAAAGACAGAGCATCAGCCAAATGAATATATAATACTAGATGATATGAAAATGGCTATGAAAATTTATATGAGAGCTTTTGAAAAATTTAAAGACTAA
- a CDS encoding YfcC family protein — protein MRNLNKTKKMFSAYTIVFIFLIITAALTWVVPQSVVVSNNGMKEVIYNAIFNDAGEVIKGVGRQPVGLWDVFMAPIKGFEKSSSVSIAILMAGAFLGLINSVGAMDAGIGALLKKYTGTTLIAILMFAFAVFGSVFGFWEEIPAFSIVIVPLFVLAGYDVMTGLAVLTVGATAGNMSSVVNPFSTGAAIGAIGNPELSLGSGMVLRLIMFFVLYLVGLFFTVRYANEVKRNKEKSIVADIEVNTMADEQAELPELTKRRFWSIIVLIAIIILLILGYMPWYEIKLQGGRTFQDIINAPIYLLAKIPVLGDLLGAKHITPLGDWYFGEFSFVFFLGSILIGLINRIPEDKFVKEFAGGAKDLLGVVLVLAIANGISVLMGGKTSGMSVTFVYWIQSALQGIPAWAFSVATVLAYVGIGCFLQSTSGVAGITMPILGAVAMALFQNSKVGAAGGQIMLISAFTLGINFMSGIYPSATTMGTLELFNVPYDRYLKFVLKIFITMLATGCILISISQYLGLI, from the coding sequence GTGAGAAATTTGAATAAAACAAAAAAAATGTTTAGTGCATACACAATAGTATTTATATTTTTAATAATAACAGCAGCCCTAACTTGGGTGGTTCCACAGTCTGTAGTTGTAAGTAACAACGGAATGAAAGAGGTTATATACAATGCAATATTTAATGATGCAGGAGAGGTTATAAAAGGAGTAGGACGTCAACCAGTAGGTCTTTGGGATGTCTTTATGGCACCAATAAAAGGTTTTGAAAAATCGAGTTCTGTAAGTATAGCAATTTTAATGGCAGGAGCTTTTCTAGGGCTTATAAACTCTGTAGGAGCTATGGATGCAGGTATCGGAGCACTTTTAAAAAAATATACAGGAACAACACTGATTGCAATTTTAATGTTTGCTTTTGCTGTATTTGGAAGTGTATTTGGATTTTGGGAAGAGATTCCAGCGTTTTCAATAGTAATAGTACCACTATTTGTATTAGCGGGATATGATGTTATGACAGGATTGGCAGTTCTAACAGTTGGAGCAACAGCTGGAAATATGTCAAGTGTTGTGAACCCGTTTTCAACAGGAGCTGCAATAGGAGCTATTGGAAATCCAGAGCTATCGCTTGGTAGCGGAATGGTTCTTAGACTAATTATGTTCTTTGTACTTTATCTAGTAGGGTTATTCTTTACTGTAAGATATGCAAATGAAGTAAAAAGAAATAAAGAAAAATCAATAGTTGCAGATATAGAAGTAAATACAATGGCTGATGAGCAAGCAGAACTACCAGAGTTAACAAAGAGAAGATTTTGGTCAATAATAGTTTTGATAGCAATAATAATCTTATTAATTTTAGGTTATATGCCTTGGTATGAGATTAAGCTTCAAGGTGGAAGAACTTTCCAAGATATAATAAATGCGCCTATATATTTACTGGCAAAAATTCCAGTTTTAGGTGATCTTTTAGGAGCTAAACATATCACTCCACTAGGAGATTGGTATTTTGGAGAATTTTCATTTGTATTCTTTCTAGGATCAATACTGATTGGACTTATCAATAGAATTCCTGAGGATAAATTTGTAAAAGAATTTGCGGGTGGAGCTAAAGACCTTTTAGGTGTTGTTTTAGTTCTAGCAATAGCTAATGGAATATCAGTATTAATGGGTGGAAAAACTTCAGGAATGTCAGTTACATTTGTTTACTGGATTCAATCAGCATTACAAGGTATCCCAGCATGGGCATTCTCAGTAGCTACAGTTCTGGCGTATGTTGGAATAGGATGTTTCTTACAATCAACAAGTGGAGTTGCAGGAATAACAATGCCAATACTAGGAGCAGTAGCAATGGCTTTATTCCAAAATTCAAAAGTTGGAGCTGCAGGAGGACAAATAATGCTTATTTCTGCATTTACTTTAGGAATAAACTTTATGTCAGGAATATACCCAAGTGCTACAACAATGGGAACTCTAGAGCTTTTCAATGTACCTTATGACAGATATTTAAAATTTGTACTAAAAATATTTATAACAATGTTAGCAACTGGATGTATACTGATATCTATATCTCAGTATTTAGGATTGATATAA
- the nox gene encoding H2O-forming NADH oxidase: MSKIVVVGANHAGTAAINTILSNYPKEEVVVFDKNSNISFLGCGMALWIGKQISGPEGLFYSSKEKLECNGAKVHMETEINKIDYKEKVVYGIDKDGNTVKETYDKLILSTGSLPIDLPIPGKNLKNVQFVKLYQHAQDVIKKLENPELKNIVVVGAGYIGVELAEAFERCGKHVELVDLSESCLSGYYDYEFRKMMEKNLVDNGINVNFGEKVLEIKGTDKVEEVVTDKKTYKADMVILAVGFVPNNILGKEDLELFKNGAYKVDLTQKTSLEDVYAIGDCATIYDNSIEDTNYIALATNAVRSGIVAAHNVCGTELESIGVQGSNGISIYGLNMVSTGLTLEKAKAFGYDAVATEFSDTQKPGFIEEENENVTLKIVYDQKTRRVLGAQMVSRQDISMGIHMFSLAIQEKVTIDKLKLLDIFFLPHFNQPYNYITMAALGAK; this comes from the coding sequence ATGAGTAAAATAGTAGTAGTAGGAGCAAACCATGCAGGAACAGCAGCAATCAACACAATATTATCAAATTATCCTAAAGAAGAGGTTGTAGTATTTGATAAAAATTCAAATATAAGTTTTTTAGGATGTGGTATGGCACTATGGATTGGAAAGCAAATCTCTGGGCCTGAAGGATTATTTTATTCATCTAAGGAAAAACTTGAGTGTAATGGTGCTAAAGTTCATATGGAAACAGAAATAAATAAAATTGATTATAAAGAAAAAGTTGTATATGGTATTGATAAAGATGGAAATACAGTAAAAGAAACGTATGATAAACTTATTTTATCGACAGGTTCTTTACCGATAGATCTTCCGATTCCAGGAAAGAATCTTAAAAATGTTCAGTTTGTAAAATTATACCAACATGCACAGGATGTTATAAAAAAATTGGAAAATCCTGAATTAAAAAATATTGTGGTGGTAGGAGCAGGTTATATTGGTGTAGAACTAGCTGAAGCTTTTGAAAGGTGTGGAAAACACGTAGAGTTGGTGGACTTAAGTGAGAGCTGTCTATCGGGATACTACGACTACGAGTTTAGAAAAATGATGGAAAAGAACTTAGTTGATAATGGGATAAATGTAAACTTTGGAGAAAAAGTTTTAGAGATAAAAGGAACTGACAAAGTTGAAGAGGTTGTTACTGACAAAAAAACTTATAAGGCAGATATGGTAATATTAGCTGTAGGATTTGTTCCTAATAATATTTTAGGAAAAGAAGATTTAGAGCTATTTAAAAATGGAGCTTATAAGGTTGATTTAACTCAAAAGACTAGCTTAGAAGATGTTTATGCAATTGGAGATTGTGCAACAATTTATGACAATTCAATAGAGGATACAAACTATATAGCTCTAGCAACGAATGCTGTACGTTCTGGAATTGTAGCAGCTCACAATGTATGTGGAACAGAATTAGAAAGTATCGGAGTTCAAGGTTCAAATGGAATTTCAATATACGGATTGAACATGGTTTCTACAGGATTGACACTAGAAAAAGCTAAGGCATTTGGGTATGACGCAGTAGCTACAGAGTTTTCAGATACTCAAAAGCCAGGATTTATTGAAGAGGAAAATGAAAATGTAACATTAAAAATAGTATATGACCAAAAGACAAGAAGAGTATTAGGGGCTCAGATGGTATCTAGACAAGATATATCGATGGGAATTCACATGTTCTCACTAGCAAT